In Alistipes ihumii AP11, a genomic segment contains:
- a CDS encoding TrmH family RNA methyltransferase, whose translation MTRNTENDDSRRTARMIEYLSGFMLPGREKVLRETLANRTRYMTICLENTYHPQNASALVRNCEAFGIQDIHTVETVCRFTPNANIVRGTDKWVDIRKHPDTPSLVGDLRARGYRIVATSPHAGDRTPETFDVEAGPFALFFGTEHAGISEEVVAAADEFVRIPMCGFVESLNVSASAAILLYLLSSRLRASGVPWRIPETERDEILLRWMRSTVRDSERILRRGGF comes from the coding sequence ATGACAAGAAATACCGAAAATGACGACTCGCGGCGGACCGCGCGAATGATCGAATACCTGTCCGGGTTCATGCTGCCCGGACGCGAGAAGGTGCTCAGGGAAACGCTGGCGAACCGTACGCGCTACATGACGATCTGTCTCGAGAATACCTACCATCCGCAGAACGCCAGCGCGCTGGTGCGCAACTGCGAGGCGTTCGGCATACAGGATATTCATACGGTCGAGACGGTTTGCCGCTTCACGCCCAACGCGAATATCGTGCGCGGGACCGACAAGTGGGTCGATATACGCAAGCATCCCGATACGCCTTCGCTCGTGGGCGACCTGCGGGCACGGGGCTACCGCATCGTAGCCACCTCGCCGCATGCCGGCGACCGGACGCCCGAGACGTTCGACGTCGAGGCCGGGCCGTTCGCGCTGTTCTTCGGTACGGAGCATGCCGGGATCAGCGAGGAGGTCGTCGCGGCGGCCGACGAGTTCGTCCGCATTCCGATGTGCGGTTTCGTCGAGAGCCTGAACGTGTCGGCCTCGGCGGCCATCCTGCTTTACCTGCTCTCGTCGCGGTTGAGGGCGAGCGGCGTGCCGTGGCGCATTCCGGAGACCGAGCGCGACGAAATCCTGCTGCGCTGGATGCGCTCGACCGTGCGCGATTCCGAACGCATTCTCCGGCGGGGAGGATTTTAG
- a CDS encoding NfeD family protein — MKRKFLSLLLALCAVAALRAGDSSSRPLIYTFPIREPIMPSVERLTAKCLAEAREMGADAVLIQMNTYGGLVDAADSVRTALLGSPIPVWVWIDNQAASAGALIALAADSIYMRPGASIGAASVVDQSGRPMPDKFQSFMRATMRATAESHGKVIERIDGGDTVWRWHRDPLVAEAMVGRSAGDSTTLRVLTLTADEAVQRHFSEGSASSVAEVLQRAGVEDYTLYVYEPTTLDRVLGWLMNPVAQGIFIMLIIGGIYFELQTPGIGFPLVVAVLGAVLYFAPLYLEGVAQNWELLLFVVGLLLLAVEIFVLPGFGIAGVAGIAAVVTGLAFAAIDNELFRHVTSGEVSVAWVVRPFAVVIVSSVTAFVAALWLGRRFLTGSSPLRERIVLTTRMTPEQGYVGQQPSLPDLIGRTGTVTAVLRPSGKVLVDGTYYEAVAEDGLYIERGAVVEIVRAEGGLLYCRRAAGQA; from the coding sequence ATGAAAAGAAAATTCCTGTCGTTGCTGCTCGCGCTGTGCGCGGTCGCGGCGCTCCGCGCGGGGGACTCCTCTTCCCGTCCGTTGATCTATACGTTCCCGATCCGGGAGCCGATCATGCCTTCGGTCGAGCGTCTGACCGCCAAGTGTCTTGCCGAGGCACGGGAAATGGGCGCCGATGCGGTGCTGATTCAAATGAATACGTACGGCGGTCTGGTCGACGCGGCCGACTCGGTGCGCACGGCGTTGCTCGGAAGCCCGATCCCGGTTTGGGTCTGGATCGACAATCAGGCCGCTTCGGCCGGAGCGTTGATCGCGCTGGCTGCCGACAGCATTTACATGCGTCCCGGCGCATCGATCGGGGCCGCCTCGGTCGTGGACCAGTCGGGCAGGCCGATGCCCGACAAGTTCCAAAGCTTCATGCGGGCTACGATGCGTGCGACGGCCGAGTCCCACGGGAAGGTGATCGAGCGGATCGACGGAGGGGATACCGTCTGGCGCTGGCACCGCGATCCGCTCGTGGCCGAGGCGATGGTGGGCCGGAGCGCGGGCGACAGCACGACGCTCCGCGTGTTGACGCTGACGGCCGACGAAGCCGTGCAGAGGCATTTCAGCGAGGGCAGCGCCTCGTCGGTGGCCGAGGTGTTGCAGCGGGCCGGCGTCGAGGACTATACGCTCTACGTGTACGAGCCCACGACGCTCGACCGCGTGCTGGGCTGGCTGATGAATCCGGTGGCTCAGGGCATTTTCATCATGCTGATCATCGGGGGCATTTATTTCGAGCTGCAGACGCCCGGCATCGGTTTTCCTTTGGTGGTCGCCGTGCTCGGGGCGGTGCTCTATTTTGCGCCGCTCTATCTCGAAGGAGTAGCGCAGAACTGGGAGTTGCTGCTGTTCGTCGTCGGACTGCTGCTGCTCGCCGTCGAAATATTCGTGTTGCCGGGCTTCGGCATCGCGGGCGTCGCCGGAATCGCCGCCGTCGTCACGGGTCTGGCCTTTGCGGCGATCGACAACGAACTGTTCCGTCACGTTACCTCGGGCGAGGTGTCGGTCGCATGGGTCGTCCGGCCGTTCGCCGTAGTGATCGTCAGCTCGGTGACGGCTTTCGTGGCCGCGCTGTGGCTCGGACGCCGTTTCTTGACCGGCTCCTCGCCTCTCCGCGAGCGGATCGTTCTTACTACCCGCATGACGCCCGAACAGGGCTATGTCGGTCAGCAGCCGTCGCTGCCGGATCTGATAGGGCGGACCGGTACGGTCACGGCCGTGCTGAGGCCCTCGGGCAAGGTGCTTGTCGACGGGACCTATTACGAGGCGGTCGCCGAGGACGGACTCTACATCGAGCGCGGCGCCGTCGTGGAAATCGTTCGTGCCGAGGGCGGGCTGCTCTATTGCCGGCGGGCCGCAGGGCAGGCTTGA
- a CDS encoding aconitate hydratase — translation MQFDIELIRAVYGSFSEKVKRARAAKGAPLTLAEKILYAHLFDPSSARPFRRGEDYVDFRPDRVAMQDATAQMALLQFMNAGRDRSAVPASVHCDHLILADRGASDDLRAANESNREVYDFLRSVANRYGLGFWRPGAGIIHQVVLENYAFPGGMMIGTDSHTPNAGGLGMIAIGVGGADAVDVMAGMPWELKMPKIIGVRLSGKLSGWASPKDVILKLAGLLTVKGGTNAVIEYFGEGTASLSATGKATICNMGAEVGATTSLFPYDEAMARYLRATGREEVASLADRIASDLIPDAETAADAAKYYDRVIDIDLSALEPHINGPFTPDAAHTISDFGAVVREKGYPRQMEVGLIGSCTNSSYQDLSRAASVARQAKAKGLKAKAKLIINPGSEQVRQTAERDGLLDDLLAIGGTVMTNACGPCIGQWDRHAEDNERPNSIVTSFNRNFAKRADGNPNTHAFVASPELVVALTIAGDLTFNPLRDELINESGRPVRLDEPRGDELPAAGFEVKDNGYAAPDPSLATEVVIAPGSQRLQRLAPFAPWDGRELEGLRLLIQASGKCTTDHISMAGPWLRFRGHLENISDNLLMGAVNRFNGRTNSVLNTLDGSYASVSSVAKGYKEQGIGSIVVAEENYGEGSSREHAALEPRFLNVRAVLVKSFARIHETNLKKQGMLALTFVDPSDYDRIREDDRISITGLRSFAPGSRMTVTLLHSDGTSESFEAAHTYNEQQIGWFKAGSALNVKA, via the coding sequence ATGCAGTTTGACATCGAATTGATCCGGGCCGTCTACGGCTCGTTCAGCGAAAAGGTGAAACGCGCGCGCGCCGCCAAAGGCGCTCCGCTGACACTGGCCGAAAAAATCCTGTACGCCCACCTGTTCGACCCCTCGTCGGCCAGACCGTTCCGCCGAGGCGAGGACTATGTGGACTTCCGCCCCGACCGGGTCGCCATGCAGGACGCTACGGCCCAAATGGCTCTGCTGCAATTCATGAACGCCGGCCGCGACCGTTCGGCGGTTCCCGCCTCGGTCCATTGCGACCACCTGATTCTGGCCGACCGGGGCGCATCGGACGACCTGCGGGCGGCCAACGAGTCGAATCGCGAGGTGTACGACTTCCTTCGCAGCGTGGCGAACCGCTACGGACTCGGATTCTGGCGCCCGGGAGCGGGCATCATCCACCAAGTCGTGCTCGAAAATTACGCTTTCCCGGGCGGCATGATGATCGGGACCGATTCGCACACGCCGAATGCCGGAGGACTGGGCATGATCGCGATCGGCGTCGGCGGAGCCGACGCCGTGGACGTGATGGCCGGCATGCCTTGGGAACTGAAGATGCCGAAGATCATCGGCGTACGTCTTTCGGGCAAGCTGAGCGGTTGGGCCTCGCCCAAGGACGTGATCCTGAAGCTCGCCGGCCTGCTGACCGTCAAGGGCGGTACGAATGCCGTGATCGAGTACTTCGGCGAAGGAACGGCCTCGCTTTCGGCTACGGGCAAGGCGACGATCTGTAACATGGGCGCCGAGGTCGGGGCAACGACCTCGCTGTTTCCTTACGACGAGGCGATGGCCCGCTACCTGCGCGCCACCGGGCGCGAGGAGGTAGCCTCGCTGGCCGATCGGATCGCCTCCGACCTGATCCCGGATGCCGAAACGGCAGCCGACGCCGCGAAATATTACGACCGGGTGATCGACATCGACCTGTCGGCGCTCGAGCCTCATATCAACGGGCCGTTCACGCCCGACGCAGCGCACACGATCTCCGATTTCGGAGCGGTCGTGCGCGAAAAGGGCTATCCCCGGCAAATGGAAGTGGGACTGATCGGCTCGTGCACGAACTCTTCCTATCAGGACCTGAGCCGCGCGGCCAGCGTCGCCCGGCAAGCCAAAGCGAAAGGGTTGAAGGCAAAAGCCAAGCTGATTATCAATCCCGGATCGGAGCAGGTCCGCCAAACGGCCGAGCGCGACGGGTTGCTGGACGATCTGCTGGCGATCGGCGGCACGGTGATGACCAATGCCTGCGGGCCGTGCATCGGCCAGTGGGACCGCCATGCGGAAGACAACGAGCGTCCGAACTCGATCGTCACGTCGTTCAACCGCAACTTCGCCAAGCGGGCCGACGGCAATCCGAACACGCATGCTTTCGTCGCATCGCCCGAGCTGGTCGTCGCGCTGACGATCGCCGGCGACCTGACGTTCAACCCGTTGCGCGACGAGCTGATAAACGAGTCGGGCCGGCCCGTCAGGCTCGACGAGCCCCGGGGCGACGAACTGCCTGCGGCAGGGTTCGAAGTGAAAGACAACGGTTATGCCGCGCCCGACCCGTCGCTGGCGACGGAAGTCGTCATAGCGCCCGGCTCGCAGCGCCTGCAGCGCCTCGCCCCGTTCGCCCCTTGGGACGGCCGGGAGCTCGAAGGGCTACGCCTGCTGATTCAGGCCTCGGGCAAATGCACGACGGACCACATCTCGATGGCCGGCCCGTGGCTCCGGTTCCGAGGCCATCTCGAAAACATTTCGGACAACCTGCTGATGGGAGCCGTCAACCGTTTCAACGGACGGACGAACTCGGTGCTCAATACGCTCGACGGCAGCTACGCGAGCGTCTCGTCGGTAGCCAAAGGATACAAGGAACAGGGCATCGGTTCGATCGTCGTGGCCGAGGAAAACTACGGCGAAGGCTCGTCGCGCGAGCACGCGGCCTTGGAACCCCGCTTCCTGAACGTCCGGGCCGTGCTGGTCAAGTCGTTCGCCCGCATTCACGAAACGAACCTGAAAAAGCAAGGCATGCTCGCGCTGACGTTCGTCGATCCGTCCGATTACGACCGTATCCGCGAAGACGACCGCATCTCGATCACGGGCCTGCGCTCGTTCGCTCCGGGCAGCCGCATGACCGTCACGCTGCTCCACAGCGACGGCACGAGCGAAAGCTTCGAGGCCGCGCACACGTACAACGAGCAGCAAATAGGATGGTTCAAGGCCGGATCGGCCCTGAACGTCAAAGCCTGA
- the rsgA gene encoding ribosome small subunit-dependent GTPase A, translated as MEKRSTALVIKSTGSWYALRDVRSGRPLAGRIRGSLRLRGSRSTNPVVVGDRVEYETTDDGTAAIVGVCPRSNYIIRRSPNLSKESHIIAANVDQAFLVVSLYRPATNNEFIDRFLVTAEAYRVPATLVLNKCDLYVTDELREIRASFLHAYSLAGYEVLETSAERGDGVEALKARLTGKVSLLSGNSGVGKSSLIRAVDPSLDVRTGEVSASSRRGKHTTTFSEMYPLEEGGYLIDTPGIKGFGLIDIADDEACRYFPDLLRHASGCAYYNCTHTHEPSCAVKEAVAQGLIAPSRYESYLKLLEDDKKYRK; from the coding sequence ATGGAGAAGCGATCGACGGCATTGGTTATCAAGAGCACCGGCAGCTGGTACGCGCTCCGCGACGTCCGCAGCGGGCGCCCGCTTGCCGGACGGATTCGGGGCAGCTTGCGTTTGCGGGGCAGCCGCTCCACCAATCCGGTGGTGGTCGGCGATCGGGTCGAGTACGAGACGACCGACGACGGTACGGCCGCGATCGTCGGCGTCTGTCCCCGCAGCAACTACATCATTCGCCGCTCCCCGAACCTGTCGAAAGAGTCGCATATCATCGCGGCGAACGTCGATCAGGCTTTCCTGGTCGTGTCGCTGTACCGCCCGGCCACGAACAACGAGTTCATCGACCGCTTTCTGGTGACGGCCGAGGCGTATCGCGTACCGGCGACGCTCGTGCTCAATAAGTGCGATCTGTATGTGACCGACGAGCTGCGCGAGATCCGGGCCTCCTTCCTGCACGCGTATTCGCTGGCCGGCTACGAGGTGTTGGAGACGAGCGCCGAGCGGGGCGACGGAGTGGAAGCGCTGAAAGCGCGTCTGACGGGGAAAGTCTCGCTGCTGTCCGGCAATTCGGGCGTCGGCAAGTCGTCGCTGATCCGGGCGGTCGATCCCTCGCTGGACGTCCGCACGGGCGAGGTCTCGGCGAGCAGCCGCCGGGGGAAGCATACGACGACTTTCTCGGAGATGTATCCGCTCGAGGAGGGCGGCTATCTGATCGATACGCCGGGCATCAAGGGCTTCGGCCTGATCGACATCGCCGACGACGAAGCGTGCCGCTATTTTCCCGATCTGCTCCGCCATGCGTCGGGCTGCGCATACTACAACTGCACGCATACGCACGAGCCTTCGTGCGCGGTCAAGGAGGCCGTCGCGCAGGGCCTGATCGCTCCGTCGCGCTACGAAAGCTATCTCAAACTGCTCGAGGATGACAAGAAATACCGAAAATGA
- the rpsO gene encoding 30S ribosomal protein S15 codes for MGYLNADKKQELFANYGKSNTDTGSPESQVALFSYRINHLTAHLKKNKKDFGTQRSLLRLVGKRRQLLEYLKKVDIERYRAIVKALELRK; via the coding sequence ATGGGTTATTTGAATGCAGACAAAAAGCAGGAGCTTTTTGCGAACTACGGGAAGTCTAATACCGATACCGGCTCGCCCGAGAGCCAGGTGGCGCTATTTTCCTACCGTATCAACCACCTCACCGCACATCTGAAGAAGAATAAGAAGGACTTCGGCACGCAGCGCTCGCTGTTGCGTCTGGTCGGTAAGCGCCGCCAGTTGCTCGAATACCTTAAGAAGGTTGATATAGAGAGATATAGAGCTATAGTAAAGGCTTTGGAGCTCCGGAAATAG
- a CDS encoding menaquinone biosynthesis protein, with the protein MMRNRIAAVSYLNTIPFIYGIEHAGAGLHAELLLSPPRGCAEALRDGKADLALIPVAAIPGISDLRIVTPYCIGASGPVRTVVLASADPLENVDTVYLDSHSLTSVRLVRLLAAKLWKREFRWRELDDFSVLDDPKPRTGYVIIGDKVFAREAAFRYRYDLAEQWRLLTGLPFVFAAWVARGGVPEVTVDSLTEALAYGTAHIDEAIRRYGYGDRPYARDYLTRNIDFVFDEQKRRAMELYWEEGLRIEPPINPG; encoded by the coding sequence ATGATGCGGAACAGAATAGCTGCGGTATCCTACCTGAATACCATCCCCTTTATCTACGGTATCGAACATGCCGGCGCGGGCCTGCATGCGGAGTTGCTGCTTTCTCCTCCGCGAGGCTGCGCCGAGGCACTGCGCGACGGTAAGGCCGATCTGGCGCTGATACCCGTCGCCGCCATTCCGGGGATTTCTGACCTGCGTATCGTGACGCCTTACTGCATCGGAGCCAGCGGCCCGGTGCGGACGGTCGTGCTCGCAAGCGCCGATCCGTTGGAGAACGTCGATACGGTCTATCTCGACAGCCATTCGCTCACTTCGGTCCGTTTGGTCCGCTTGCTGGCCGCCAAGCTGTGGAAAAGGGAGTTCCGCTGGCGCGAGCTCGACGATTTCTCGGTGTTGGACGATCCGAAGCCCCGCACCGGATACGTAATCATCGGCGATAAGGTGTTCGCCCGCGAGGCCGCTTTCCGCTATCGCTACGACCTGGCCGAGCAGTGGCGACTGCTGACCGGCCTGCCTTTCGTGTTCGCCGCATGGGTCGCGCGCGGCGGCGTGCCGGAGGTTACGGTCGACTCGCTGACCGAAGCGCTGGCTTACGGCACGGCCCATATCGACGAAGCGATCCGCCGCTACGGGTACGGCGACCGTCCGTATGCGCGCGATTATCTGACCCGGAATATCGATTTCGTTTTCGACGAGCAGAAGCGTCGGGCGATGGAGCTCTACTGGGAGGAGGGACTCCGCATAGAGCCTCCGATCAATCCCGGCTGA
- a CDS encoding CorA family divalent cation transporter has protein sequence MITIYLKQYNKIVRNADVRLFDDLGYDDILWIDLLSPTIKEQKAVENFMEINLQTRQQVEEIESSSKYSETENAIICNSNFFMPTGDSFSIEPVSFIIAEGVLVSVRFNEFRTFTESAKRLQMNYRAFPTGYHLLISILEVRIDFDADLVEALAKNIAALSKEISLSDSVDKQMLTRISHLQENTMLIRENIFDRQRILSGILRSERFPNDIYPKLQLMIKDVNSLINHADFSFERLDYMQDTALGLISIEQSNVTKIFTVASLFFLPPTMIASIYGMNFVGIQELHWKYGYPFALGLMVLASALTYLFFRWKKWL, from the coding sequence ATGATTACGATATACCTCAAGCAATATAACAAGATCGTACGCAACGCCGACGTCAGGCTGTTCGACGATCTGGGCTACGACGACATCCTCTGGATCGATCTGCTCTCGCCGACGATCAAGGAGCAGAAGGCCGTCGAGAATTTCATGGAGATCAATCTCCAGACCCGGCAGCAGGTCGAGGAGATCGAAAGTTCGTCGAAGTATTCCGAAACCGAGAACGCGATCATCTGCAACTCGAACTTTTTCATGCCGACCGGCGACTCGTTCAGCATCGAGCCCGTGTCGTTCATCATCGCCGAGGGCGTGCTCGTGTCGGTGCGCTTCAACGAATTCCGGACCTTCACCGAGAGTGCCAAGCGGCTGCAGATGAACTATCGGGCTTTCCCGACGGGCTATCATCTGCTGATTTCGATTCTGGAGGTCCGTATCGACTTCGATGCCGACCTGGTCGAGGCGCTGGCGAAGAACATCGCGGCGCTGAGCAAGGAGATCAGTCTGAGCGACTCGGTCGACAAGCAGATGCTTACGCGCATCAGCCATTTGCAGGAGAACACGATGCTGATCCGAGAGAACATCTTCGACCGCCAGCGCATCCTGTCCGGCATCCTGCGCAGCGAACGCTTCCCGAACGACATTTATCCGAAGCTGCAGCTGATGATCAAGGACGTCAACTCGCTGATCAACCATGCCGATTTCAGCTTCGAGCGGCTCGACTACATGCAGGACACGGCGCTGGGTCTGATCAGCATCGAGCAGAGCAACGTGACGAAGATCTTTACCGTCGCGTCGCTGTTCTTCCTGCCTCCGACGATGATCGCCAGCATCTACGGCATGAACTTCGTGGGCATTCAGGAGCTGCACTGGAAGTACGGCTACCCGTTCGCGCTCGGACTGATGGTGCTGGCCAGCGCGCTGACCTATCTGTTCTTCCGCTGGAAAAAATGGCTGTAA
- a CDS encoding CvpA family protein, which yields MHAFDIIVGIPLAYAAYRGFRSGIVAQSCGLLGLVAGVWLASRYGEAAGLWMRVDPSAARVAGFVAILLLTLLGIALLGHLLKGLFRLAGLGPIDAVGGLLLGVVKMALILSLLLGAFETVNRSAGWVGEQSYARAVLYKPVREVSRWVFPYLSRAAEKLADRENTSE from the coding sequence ATGCACGCTTTCGATATAATCGTCGGCATTCCGCTGGCTTATGCGGCGTACAGGGGATTCCGGAGCGGGATCGTCGCACAGTCTTGCGGCTTGTTGGGACTCGTCGCGGGGGTCTGGCTGGCTTCCCGGTACGGGGAGGCGGCCGGATTGTGGATGCGCGTCGATCCGTCGGCTGCCCGCGTGGCCGGATTCGTGGCGATCCTGCTGCTCACGCTGCTCGGGATCGCGCTGCTGGGGCATTTGCTGAAGGGCCTGTTCCGACTGGCCGGCCTCGGCCCGATAGACGCCGTGGGCGGACTGCTGCTCGGCGTCGTCAAAATGGCTCTGATCCTGAGCCTGCTGCTCGGCGCGTTCGAGACCGTGAACCGCAGCGCGGGCTGGGTGGGCGAGCAAAGTTATGCGCGGGCCGTTCTTTATAAGCCCGTCCGCGAGGTGTCGCGGTGGGTTTTCCCTTACCTGAGCCGGGCGGCGGAGAAGCTCGCCGACCGGGAAAACACGAGCGAATGA
- the pnp gene encoding polyribonucleotide nucleotidyltransferase, with the protein MYYNATRKVIPLSGDREIIIETGKLAKQADGSVVVKQGNTMLLATVTAAKEPKDDCDFMPLSVEYKEKYASCGRFPGGFLKREARPSDYEILVSRLIDRALRPLFPSDFHAEVFVTVNLISADKDIMPDALAGLAASAALAVSDVPFGGPISEVRVARINGEFVINPTFSQNVDSDLDIMVGATIDNILMVEGEMKEVSEAVMLDAIKFAHEEIKKHCAAQIELSKELGKDVKRVYCHETNDEELRRQVIEATYDKAYEIAKAMTSKHERMDRFDALEAEFEARFSEEELAEKKMLIKRYFHDDVLKKAMRNMILDEGIRLDGRRTDEIRPIWCEIDYLPGAHGSAIFTRGETQSLTTVTLGTKMDEKQIDDVLVQGTEQFVLHYNFPPFSTGEARPARGLSRREIGHGNLAWRALKPMVPVGEENPYAVRVVSDILESNGSSSMATVCAGTLALMDAGVKLKKPVSGIAMGLITDTKTGKYAVLSDILGDEDHLGDMDFKVTGTKDGITATQMDIKVDGLSYEVLAKALEQAKQGRLHILGKILETIPAPRPEFKPHVPRIEQIIIPQDFIGAVIGPGGKVIQEIQKSTGTTITITEKDNKGFVDIFGENKDALEAALARIKGIVAMPEVGEVYKGKIRSIVAFGAFVEILPGKDGLLHISEIANRRFETMEQTGLKEGDMIEVKLIGLDPKNGKLKLSRKALLNGKKE; encoded by the coding sequence ATGTATTACAACGCAACACGAAAGGTGATTCCATTGAGCGGGGACCGCGAGATAATCATCGAAACCGGAAAACTGGCCAAGCAGGCCGACGGTTCGGTCGTCGTGAAGCAGGGCAACACGATGCTGCTCGCCACGGTGACCGCCGCCAAAGAACCCAAGGACGACTGCGACTTCATGCCGCTGTCGGTCGAGTACAAGGAGAAATACGCTTCCTGCGGACGCTTCCCGGGCGGCTTCCTCAAACGCGAGGCCCGTCCGTCGGACTACGAGATTCTCGTGTCGCGTCTGATCGACCGCGCTTTGCGTCCGCTGTTTCCCTCGGATTTCCATGCCGAGGTTTTCGTGACGGTCAATTTGATTTCGGCCGACAAGGATATTATGCCCGACGCGTTGGCCGGCCTGGCCGCGTCGGCGGCGCTGGCCGTGTCGGACGTGCCGTTCGGCGGCCCGATTTCCGAGGTGAGGGTGGCCCGCATCAACGGCGAGTTCGTGATCAATCCTACCTTCTCGCAGAACGTCGATTCCGATCTCGACATCATGGTCGGGGCGACGATCGACAACATCCTGATGGTCGAAGGCGAGATGAAAGAGGTTTCCGAGGCCGTGATGCTCGATGCGATCAAGTTCGCCCACGAGGAGATCAAGAAACACTGCGCCGCTCAGATCGAACTGAGCAAGGAGCTCGGCAAGGATGTCAAGCGCGTTTACTGCCATGAGACCAACGACGAGGAGCTGCGTCGTCAGGTAATCGAGGCTACTTACGACAAGGCTTACGAGATCGCCAAGGCCATGACCTCCAAGCACGAGCGAATGGACCGTTTCGACGCGTTGGAAGCCGAGTTCGAGGCTCGTTTCAGCGAAGAAGAGCTCGCCGAGAAGAAAATGCTGATCAAGCGCTATTTCCACGACGACGTGCTGAAAAAGGCGATGCGCAACATGATCCTCGACGAGGGAATTCGTCTCGACGGCCGTCGTACGGACGAAATTCGCCCGATCTGGTGCGAGATCGATTATCTGCCGGGAGCTCACGGTTCGGCGATTTTCACCCGGGGCGAAACGCAGTCGCTGACGACCGTAACGCTCGGCACGAAAATGGACGAAAAGCAGATCGACGACGTGCTGGTTCAGGGAACCGAGCAGTTCGTGCTGCACTATAACTTCCCTCCGTTCTCGACCGGAGAGGCGCGTCCCGCGCGCGGGCTTTCGCGCCGCGAGATCGGTCATGGCAACCTGGCTTGGCGCGCGCTCAAGCCGATGGTCCCCGTCGGAGAGGAGAACCCCTATGCCGTCCGCGTGGTATCGGACATTCTCGAGTCGAACGGCTCGTCGTCGATGGCTACCGTTTGCGCCGGCACGCTGGCGCTGATGGATGCCGGCGTAAAGCTCAAGAAGCCCGTTTCGGGCATAGCGATGGGGCTGATTACCGATACGAAGACGGGCAAGTACGCCGTGCTCTCCGATATTCTGGGCGACGAAGATCATCTGGGCGACATGGACTTCAAGGTGACCGGAACCAAGGACGGTATTACCGCGACCCAGATGGACATCAAGGTCGACGGCTTGTCGTACGAGGTGCTTGCCAAGGCGCTCGAGCAGGCCAAGCAGGGCCGCTTACATATTCTTGGCAAGATACTTGAGACGATTCCTGCTCCGAGGCCGGAGTTCAAACCGCATGTGCCGCGCATCGAGCAGATCATCATTCCGCAGGATTTCATCGGCGCGGTGATCGGTCCGGGCGGCAAGGTGATTCAGGAAATTCAGAAGAGCACCGGTACGACGATTACGATCACCGAGAAGGACAACAAGGGCTTCGTCGATATTTTCGGCGAGAACAAGGATGCGCTGGAGGCTGCCTTGGCTCGTATCAAGGGAATCGTGGCGATGCCCGAGGTCGGCGAGGTATACAAAGGTAAGATCCGCTCGATCGTGGCTTTCGGCGCGTTCGTCGAGATTCTGCCGGGAAAAGACGGGCTGCTGCACATATCCGAAATTGCCAACAGGCGTTTCGAGACGATGGAGCAGACCGGGCTTAAAGAGGGCGATATGATCGAGGTCAAACTGATCGGTCTCGATCCGAAAAACGGAAAGTTGAAACTCTCTCGCAAAGCGTTGTTGAACGGCAAGAAAGAGTAG